A single Populus nigra chromosome 13, ddPopNigr1.1, whole genome shotgun sequence DNA region contains:
- the LOC133671108 gene encoding xyloglucan O-acetyltransferase 4, which yields MMLPSCSCSAFKCGKKDRWLNMERPIPFLLIGLTTILSVFILYTLNPLKFVTEHDIDQKLLLIKPHKEEDKCDLFNGNWVPDFEGSIYTNSSCATIPTSKNCFRNGRKDKDFLNWRWKPEKCDLPRFDATAYLDIVRGKTLAFIGDSVARNHIESLLCLLSQKEVPVDAYVDSEDRNRIWHFPVHNFTLKMLWTKFLVHGEERVINGSSSGIFDLYLDKVDENWARDLHSLDYVVISDAHWFFRQIYLHRGSNVVACVYCNEANVTDRGVAFALRMAFRAAFSQINHCNKCKGIVTLLRTFSPSHFEHGFWNTGGSCNRTSPYNDQKINFGAYEWEIRSMQVEEIERAEKRGKKGKSFGVLDVTMAMLMRPDGHPGAFWGNQWMKGYNDCVHWCLPGPIDVWNDLLLAVLRRLD from the exons ATGATGCTGCCCTCTTGCTCTTGTTCTGCTTTCAAATGTGGCAAAAAGGACAGGTGGCTTAACATGGAGAGGCCTATTCCTTTCTTGTTAATAGGTTTAACGACAATTCTCAGCGTGTTCATTCTCTACACTCTAAACCCTTTGAAGTTCGTCACCGAACATGACATTGATCAAAAGCTCCTCTTGATCAAACCACACAAGG AAGAAGACAAGTGTGACTTGTTTAACGGCAACTGGGTACCTGATTTTGAAGGGTCGATATACACAAATTCCAGTTGCGCAACAATTCCGACCTCAAAGAACTGTTTCAGAAATGGAAGGAAGGACAAAGATTTCCTTAATTGGAGATGGAAACCAGAAAAATGTGATCTTCCTAGGTTTGATGCCACAGCCTATTTAGACATCGTTCGAGGAAAGACACTGGCATTTATCGGTGACTCTGTTGCTAGGAACCATATCGAATCACTTCTATGTCTCTTGTCCCAG AAGGAAGTTCCTGTAGATGCATATGTGGATTCTGAAGATAGGAACCGGATTTGGCACTTTCCCGTCCATAACTTCACCCTTAAAATGCTCTGGACAAAATTCCTTGTGCATGGAGAGGAGAGAGTGATCAACGGTTCATCATCTGGCATTTTTGACTTGTATCTTGACAAAGTAGACGAAAACTGGGCCAGAGACCTGCATAGCCTAGATTATGTTGTCATCTCTGATGCACATTGGTTCTTCAGACAGATATACTTACACAGAGGTTCTAATGTAGTTGCATGTGTTTACTGCAACGAAGCAAACGTCACTGACCGAGGCGTTGCATTTGCCCTCAGAATGGCATTCCGAGCTGCATTTAGTCAAATTAATCACTGCAATAAATGCAAGGGCATAGTCACATTGCTAAGGACATTCTCTCCATCCCATTTTGAGCACGGATTTTGGAACACTGGAGGAAGCTGCAACAGGACTAGTCCTTACAACGACCAGAAGATTAATTTTGGAGCTTACGAGTGGGAAATTAGGAGCATGCAGGTAGAAGAGATTGAACGAgcagagaagagagggaagaaaGGGAAGAGCTTCGGGGTTTTGGACGTCACCATGGCTATGCTGATGAGACCTGACGGGCACCCTGGAGCTTTCTGGGGTAATCAATGGATGAAGGGTTATAATGACTGTGTTCATTGGTGCCTGCCAGGTCCGATTGATGTGTGGAATGATCTCTTGCTGGCTGTTCTCAGGCGGCTGGATTAA
- the LOC133670899 gene encoding uncharacterized protein LOC133670899, producing MSQGGYAIELYLDPALENQVLKAWNVLARRQISSQLIEIESRPHITLYSAPFIDPTKLESIIKTFASKQEPLPLSLSTIGCHNNLLFLAPTPTLSLLQFHSQLCDAMRREGIEISEDYRPENWIPYCAVAQDVPKARMAESLCVLRDLKLPVAGYAMDIGLVEFSPVREFFSFVLGNTVEG from the coding sequence ATGTCACAGGGCGGTTATGCTATTGAACTTTACTTGGATCCAGCACTTGAAAACCAGGTGTTGAAGGCCTGGAACGTGCTAGCTCGACGCCAAATAAGCAGCCAATTAATTGAAATCGAGTCTCGCCCTCATATAACCTTGTATTCAGCTCCCTTCATTGATCCCACTAAGCTTGAATCAATCATCAAGACTTTCGCATCTAAGCAAGAGCCGTTACCCTTATCTCTCTCCACCATAGGTTGCCACAACAATCTCCTCTTCTTGGCCCCTACGCCtactctttctcttcttcaattCCATTCTCAGTTATGTGATGCGATGAGGAGGGAGGGTATTGAGATTAGTGAAGACTATCGCCCCGAAAATTGGATTCCTTATTGTGCAGTTGCTCAGGATGTCCCAAAGGCAAGAATGGCCGAGTCTTTATGTGTTTTGAGAGATTTGAAATTGCCTGTTGCTGGGTATGCAATGGATATTGGGTTAGTGGAGTTTTCGCCCGTTCGAGAGTTCTTTTCGTTCGTGCTTGGTAACACAGTAGAaggatga